In a single window of the Diabrotica undecimpunctata isolate CICGRU chromosome 11, icDiaUnde3, whole genome shotgun sequence genome:
- the LOC140452757 gene encoding uncharacterized protein yields MNATNYRKWLKIKLIPNLPANSIVVCDNTSYHSVQVNPAPNSNSKKMINMIDWLIKNNITFNPQSFKPEYYALIKYHQNRFKRYEFDELLREYGHTPLRLLPYHPDLNPIDIKNNIGQNNISFKLEDVRHLLEKRVSEITPDEWRKRCHHAIKIEDIYLTSEVIECSSEEEN; encoded by the coding sequence ATGAATGCCACGAATTACCGCAAATGGCTAAAGATAAAACTAATTCCAAATTTACCCGCTAACTCAATAGTTGTTTGCGATAATACCTCATACCATTCGGTACAAGTGAATCCTGCGCCTAATAGTAATtccaaaaaaatgataaatatgaTTGATTGGCTGATTAAAAACAATATAACATTTAACCCTCAAAGTTTTAAACCCGAATATTATGCGTTGATTAAGTACCATCAAAATCGTTTCAAAAGGTATGAATTCGATGAACTTTTGCGTGAATATGGTCACACTCCTTTACGGTTACTTCCATACcatccggatttaaatccgatagacattaaaaataatatcggACAAAATAACATATCTTTCAAATTGGAAGATGTGAGGCACCTGTTGGAAAAACGAGTTTCCGAAATAACCCCAGATGAGTGGAGAAAACGATGTCATCATGCAATTAAAATAGAAGACATTTATTTAACATCCGAAGTCATCGAGTGTTCTtcggaagaagaaaattaa